The Phoenix dactylifera cultivar Barhee BC4 unplaced genomic scaffold, palm_55x_up_171113_PBpolish2nd_filt_p 001867F, whole genome shotgun sequence DNA window tgaaaattaaattttagcATGAGATCAagagtagaaaatatatttcaCTTATGGCAGTTTTGTTGCAGAGTAAAACGCTATGCTTGCCTTCATGCACCATAAATGGTCATAAAACTACTGGGAGACAAGAAACTTCATGAGTGGTCCACATAAACCTTCGACTGTAGACTCTGTTTAATGGAAACAACTAGAGTCACCAAAAGAAAATACCAAAGAAGTGGttacaaaaaaaattgagaaccgCAAAAATATCTGTTAAGCTGAGaatttcttccctttgagattCACAAATGAACAGAAAATGTGAAAGACGAAGTAACATGACATGtttcaaacaaactaaatcattttccaAGAGAAAACATATTTAATTATTGCCTGCACTTTGGACAAAGTTCTTTGAACTTTTAAAATAGAACTGCAACTCTCATATTTTTAAATGCAAAATCTCAATAAAATTGcaatctctttttttcttttgcctgGAAATTCTCTAGAACAGAAGTCTTTTTGTCCTATCACAATGtatagagcagcttgatgttgACACAGGGCAAAAGAGATCGGCTAAGAACAACGTAATTAGAATAGTCAAAATATATGGGCACCATATTTTgattggaagaaagaaagaaatatatatatcttaAGTGGGTAACTTACAGTTGAGTGGAAACATAGGCATGCTACAATTGAACTTGTATCATAAAATCAGCAACTACTTCATCAACCAAGGAGTTTAATATCCCCATCCCCATCTCTACTCCAGCTTCAAATGTTTCAATTTCAAAGTCAACCCACCTTCCCAAGTGATTACTCATGTCTCTCTCAACAAGCTCATCCACCATCCACTCTCCCATGCTCCTCCACCCTGATATCTCCCTGTATAGTTCTTCTGTCAAATCCTTCATGACAACTGCCATTCCTTTAGCCCACATCCGATATCCAGCATGGAAGTAGCGACTACATTTCAAATCCAAGCACTCATTCACACAATCAAATAACATTTTCCTTCTCATCCTGAAGTccctttcctctccttcctgTGCAGTCAGGCTTCCACCGGTTTCCAACTTGTCGAAAAGAAGCGGATCAAGGATCCCACTGTCATGGTCCATTTGACACAAATCTAAGTTCTTGAACAGAGATTTCGTGTTGCTTAATATCTCTCTCACATATTCCTGCTCCTGATTGCATGCATTTGTATGGGCCGTCCTGCTGATTTCTGTGGACGATGAGGAGATTGAGTCAGATAATTCCATTTCAGCTTCCACTGAAGGAGTTTTGTTGAAGCAATTCAAATCAACAATATGTTGAGCCTGAATTGATGAATCATGCATTTTGCTTCCTGGAAAAAGAAGCATCATTTCATAATATGCCAAACATCAAACTAAAGGATCAAGTAACATTCTAAATTGTCTGCTTAATTTTTACCATTTGAACTTTCCCAGCTCTCTGATGAGCTGCAACTTTCATTTGAAAAAGGAGCTTCGAAAATGGAAATAGGGCTCTGATGTTGATGCTCCGGCACCTTTCGGTCCTCACTGCTGCTGCTACATTCCATCCTTTCTGCCTCCTGATAACAGAAATGGTGCCATCAGAAGTTGTCAGTCAGCCAAGCCATTCATCAACCCAGTAAAAGTAGCAAGAAATAATCTTTAACTCTAAAAATCATCCTAAACAAGTGATGGAGTAAAAATAATTGATAGACATGACATGCTAGAGGAGACAATGGTTAAATCCAACAGATCTATGGCTTGAGAATCAAACAAAGAAATATATGACTAATAGATGCAGTATTGCATCTTCAAAAATTATCATTAGCAACGTTGCGGGCATCCAGAACTTTCAAGTTGGAAAAAACCACTAGCATAAGTTTGAAACATGGTGAAAAAAAGGACAGCTAAggcagataaagtaaaaaattcTGAATACAAACAAATCAATTGTGCCAAGAGAAAATGTTTGGCCGAACAGGAAGCATTTTTAATAGGTCTATAGATATACAGAACTATATGCTAGCTAGCATGAATGAACTATGCACGAGGGAAGCAGACAGTCAAACTACACCAGATTCAGTTTAGTAATCGAACAGATTGGCATGAACAAACATGGTGTATGTTCCTGCTGAAAGACTAAAGTAACTAGAACTGTTCTAAGCTCTTTGGTTCAATATAGTCTTAAAGTCTCAAAACATATGACATGAAAAGTTAAATGTGCACCCACTAATTAGTATCTATAATCGGCAGAACTAAGATTTATTATGCTAAAGAACAAGCTGTCATTTTGCAGTTCAATGAAATGATTTTTCATTCTCAAATCTTATGCCTCACATTTGATACTAATTGTCttgcaacaacaacaacaatataaATGGGAGCCCTTCAAcatttcattctttttgatcCTTTGTTTTAGCCACTCTAATCGAAGGTTTAGTGTTCCAATTTTGATTTTGGAACATGAAAGGTAAAGAAATTTGGTTCTACTTGACTGTGGAACGAATCCTTGATAACATTTCATCTGCACACGCAATGTCTGCTTGACATTCTTTTAagatatcttcttcatcttctcagATAAGCTTGCCTACTGCATGCATATGCAGAAGAGCCACCTACATTGATAGATTTGTTGTCATGAAATTTAAGGTGCAGCGAATGGTCTGTTGTTCAGCCATCTTGGACTTACTATCCATCTAAGACCTCTATGATCATACTGCCTAGAAAAAACTGCCCTCTTCCAAGTAATCAAAATCACCATCAGCTTGGCTACCTACTTTATGGAATCTGTAATAGACGTTAGAAGCAAAGATATTTAATTACGCTGTTGACCATTCCCACTGCTTTCCTAGTTATGCTCCTCACGCCATtatgagcaaaataaaatttattgttccttttgtcaTATGCTATTCAACTTGCATGCTCCCCAATGGTTAAGATATTTGGTATTGAATGTGTTACTTCAGCTTGAGGACAAACCAAGCTATCACTCGTCTCTGTATTTCAAGCAACTTGCTTACAGAAGGAATAAATAGGATTCATCTGCATAATTTTCAATGGTACACAATCCTTAGTTCGAGGTTAATGTTGATAGAGGACAATATAATAATCACGACAATCTTCCTTTTAAGTTTTTCGGATGTCTAAGTAATGAGTGATTAAACTTGAACTTTTCATTACGATGCACATGCATAGCCTTTTTGTTTTATGTTAACATTAATTTGACCTCGTCTCCTGGGACGATCATGTAATCTAGGAAACTCCTTacagtagtgcaaatcaatAAACTTGATTTGAAGTCGTTTCCTGAGTTTCAGTATATTAAATCTCAATTTGTAATCTGACTATCAAAATCTTACTCCCTAAAAACACATCAAGAAGGTTTTCTCATATTTCCTCATTTTTGGATCACATGTAGGCATACCAGAATACAAAACAAGGCTTGATTACCTTAGCCACATCAACCCCATAAACATCCCAAATTCCTATAACAGTTCTAGGATGATAGCAACAGGTGAAAACTATGCACTTTGTATGCTTTTATATGTGCTATGTTTCTATTTCCCTTTCCTACGTAATTACCTGTATACATTATGATAGTAGTATGATATGTTTTGAGTATGCCGAAGTTACTTTGATCAAATATGCAAGTGCAGTGGAATCATCTATCATAGTTCTTGTTCCACAATTGATCAAATTATCCATGATAAATTGAATAAAAAGTTACTGAATCAATGTTCAAAAGTGTTGACTGTATTGATAAACTAAAAACAATAGTGCTTTACAGGATTATGCCacaattatattgttatatatcCAAACATCATTAGACCCAAAATTTGTTCATTCACTAACTATCAAACCCACAAAATCTATGCAGGTGTAAAATCCAGCGACTGGTTCTCGTGTAAGCTGCATGGTAATGGTACAAATGTGGAAAGTGACCACATAAGGGAGTCCCTTGAGATGGCAGGTGGAGTAGCTTAAATTGACTTACATATTGCATAATAACATCCAGTAAATATTATAAACAATAACCTGTAGAAAAACAAGATACAAGCTTTGACATTTTACCTGGAGCCAGctttttcaattttatctcaAAATTTGTTCGCTTACAACATGTACTTCTCTGAATTCAAAAGTaacttttcaaaaattaatctCACTATTTTAATGTGATTATCCTTATTAATTTCACCCTCAGTTCTTCAATCAACCGTACAGTTGGCTTTCTAATGATTTCCTACTTTCCTCATTGACACTTCAATTTATATGCTTGCATGTTTGACATTACCAATTTTAGCTTTCCCTTTCATTTCTTAGGTTATGCTAGATTTGGTCCAAATTTCCATTCAATTTGAAACTAATTGGTCTTTCCATTCTATATATTCAAAGAAAAACGGTTGATTTTTCATGCTCTCCCTGGTGGTTAGCAAGATTAGAGGATGTCTGCATTAGTGGTCAAAAGAAGCTCTCAGTTATATCAGATTCAAGTGCATCTGTCACACAACACATCTTATATTACAAAAATCTGAGACATGCTATCATTATTTCTTTGCGACACTAAAAGAGAAGTAATCAGTAAAAATGGCATGCATTTCTGAGTGAACATAAAAAATGAGATCCTTAGAGGGTTTGAAGGACAGATATATAATTGACCTGAGTGAGGGCATGCATCTAGactttgtgttttattttgttacaagcCTATATCAGTAACTTAAAAGGTCTTcctaaattaaatatataaatttattttaatctTACAGtgatatatcaaaaaaaatttgcagACATCCAAATGACCTACTAAGATCAAGTGCCAGCTGCATTATATATTATCTGTCTGCTtcttgttagtatagtttttacCTATTTGAACAATGCAATAGTAACTTTGTGCTCAAACAACTACAGGCAAGGGTTTAGGAAAAGCAAAGCATTAAAGCCATCATAAATAAGTATAAATAAGGGCAACATACCAGCATATGATGGCTCATATTCAACATCTGATCAATAGGTAACGAGAAGCTAGACTCAATGATTTCACCCGGTTCATCTTTACAAGAACTGACAAAAGGATCCCTTTCACGTTCCATAGGTGCAATTTCTTGGATATCAACTGCAGATACTGAATCTTGCGAAACAGGTGCAGCAGCTGTGATGTTACCTCTGACTAATCTACGGTAGGgcgagtcagctccagatgttaaTTCTCTCAACTTCTGTTCCAAAAGAAGGCCCAAAAATTCCCCTCCTATCACATCCGATCTGAGAGATGATAGGTTTCTGTTGTCTGAATCGAAAACATTCTTTTCACAATCAGTATCAAAACAGTGCTCATTATGCTTGTCTTCTTTTTCCACCACATTAGTAGAGAACTGAGATCCAGGCAATGGTTTTATCATGGGGGAGGTAAATGTAAAGGATACAACATCTGTACCATTTCTTCTTTTATCCCCACTCCATCTTGGCTGTTCATCCATCACAACGGTATGCTGAACATGCTTTACATGCCTATCCACTAAAACACCATCAGAAGCCTCAGAAGAGGAGCCCCGCTCTATCAATCTTTTCTTGCGAGGCAAGTTCTTGCTATCTGATGACAACACTTTCTTTGTGTGGTCAGGAGTGACTAAACCTTCCTTCTTGAATCCGATTCGGGTGTTTCCTGAAAGCTTATTCACAATCTTGTTCTTTCCAGAAGAAGCATCTCTGGAAAGAACTTTTCTTCCCTGCTGGTCAGAAACCGATGGTCTTGAAGATAACTTGTTTTTACTTGCCAGGCAGTTCTGCTTCTGATAATTTTGCCTGAGCACACAGGAAACATTGGTTGCTGCCCTTTTCTGCAGGTTATTCTTTGGGTTACTTGGTTGACTTTTtaatagtttgtttgatttacaTTTATTATCGTCCATATGCACTGATGCACTCCTATTGCTCATGCTTAAACCGTCCCTTCTCCGGACATTCACCTTAGCCTGAACCGCAAGCGAGATAGATTTTCCCTTACTTTTTGCACCAGCTGGATTGGTTTCAGCTGTACTTGGAGAGGGCCTATAAACAATAGTTTCATCTGAACCAATGCAACTTGTGCTCACAGGTTGTCCTCTAAGAGACCTTATGACAGCTGATTCAACAGATCTTCTGGATGATTCTGCAAGCTTTGTTGTCCTCTGAGAAGCTGCCATTATCTCTTGTGAATCGCGAGCTTTTATAGGATTTGGAAGTGACACCAAAGACTGAAATCTACACTTTGTACCTGTCTGAACCTCAGGCTCAAGAATCTTTGCTGCTGCTTCCATGATACGAGCTGCATCCTTTGCTGAGATGAAACCAGGATTTTTTGTTGGCGACAGTAACTTGTGGCATGTAATTGGGACAGATTTTGCTAATCTAGGAGGCAATGCTTCTGTTTGGAACCTCTCAATTGGGCTGCTTGGCATCTTTTGGGACCTCAATCCCACCGGTTTCCTTGAATAGGCCTCAGATCTCTTAATCACATGATTGAATTGATCATTGATGTAGAACTCGGGACCTCTTCGCTGGCTATGGTTATCTTGAAGGGATCGCGAGTCATGTAAGGGGGTGGAATAGGGTACGGAAGCGCCTGATATGGGCATGGAATCCAAACCCATAAGCCTTGCTACCACTCCTGGGGCCCTAGTTGCATTTCCTTCTTCATCAGTCACTGAAGAAGTACAACTATGGTCACTGCTTCCCCTTGCACTTGATACTCCAATCATCTCATCCTCATCAATCTGGTAAATTAATCAGGTAAAATTAGCAAAGCTAGGATACAGCTGgtacaaaaaaaaaggacataTAAATCTCACCAGGCGAAGCTGTGAGGTTGATGTATTATCATCAATTTTCTTCCCTTGTATCACCCCTTCTGTAGAGAAAACAAAAGGACAGTGTGAGATGTAATTTTCCCatgagagaaaaaaatgaaCTTTCTCGCTCAGTATATCTTTCTGAACCAAAGAAAGCAGACTTACCGGACGAAGCACTTCCATTGGAGAACAATTTTTTCTTCGACTTCCTATTCCAATCAAACAAGTTAAAGAAAGCACTCGAACCTCCCTTTTCTGCCCCCATTTTCTCACTCTAAGATCAACAACAGCCACTGCTACGTTACTAATTACAATAAACCagctgcacaaaaaaaaaaaaaaatcaatttgccATACCATCGGCACCTCTCAAATACAGATGAATTAAACACAGCTAGCTGATCATATATGAATTATATACGAATTCAGATTCCTCAAAGCGACTAATTTCGGAGGAAAAAGTAATGGttgtcaaaacaaaaaaaaaaaagaagttttttAACGAAAAATAAAATGCTGACAAATAGATAAAATCCAGTGAGACGTATGATGGAACAGCACAAAAAAAAACCCTCAAATGGAACCCAATTTAACTTCGCGTTGAAACGCCTCAATCAATACCCAGATCATTCAATACCATTATATAGAATCCTCCATAAAGGCAATAACAAAAAGCATTTTGACCAACTGAAGGAACAAAACTAGCTTAACTGCATCGAATCAACCCACATTCCACCAAGATTTCCCCAAAGCCCTAACCTCCAAGCACCCAAACTAGATAATCAGAAGCGACAAGACCAAATCGAACTGATCCCTACACACTCAGTTGCAACGAAGAAACTCAAACCCTAAAAAAgaagagggggggagagagagagagagggctcaCGGCGTCTGAGATGATGCGAGCGCTTCCGCAATCACCGTTCTCACCTCCAATGCAGCTCCTACGAACGATTTCGGTTCGCCTTGGTGCTAaagctagggttagggtttcagtAGAGGAGAGCCGAGGAAGGAGCCACGaaggcaaaagaaaaagaaagaagcgtGACGGCCGAAGCCATTAATGGcgctcagagagagagagagagagagtaataaattttaaaaactcAGGATTGCATGACTCGCCGAATTACGCTGATAGTTAGAATAACGGAAGGTAAGGGGGAAGAATTGAGGAAGGTGGGATTTCAAATTCCGAATAGTGACGTATTAGACATTTGGGATGACCAAACAAAAAAGGTGGTCCAACTTAGGAACGAGTAAGATATATCTTGGGACCCGTACATGCTATTCGTCCCATGCATCCACCATGACGGTGGGATAGGAGAAACATGATATTGCTACTGTAATTCAGAACTAGCTATCCATTGTCCCGGCGTTCACCTCCGACAAACATCCCAATAATTTAGGAGACAGGAGCAGCTGATTTTATTGACTCCAAGATCACATGTAAGCTTAAAATGGTTGGGGAGTGGAGGTTTTAAAACTTCTCACAAAAGAGTTGTTAATTTTTTACACGATTGTTGCACTTGCTGTACTTTTTATGAGTTGTACCTCAAGTTATCTTCCACCAAGCTTAGAAAAATAGTGAATGTAACTTGCATGATTTATTGGATCCATGCTACATACGTATGTTTAGTTTTCACTTTACAACTATTTTCGCCAGGCCAAATTCATGCACAATATGCTCTTGAATTAGATGGAATGCTTGAGATCAAATACTTCCAAAATTACTTTTATAAACTAGTTATTGTACCTATAAAAATTCGGATGGGCATAATATTTGGGTAGTTATAcggaattcaaaattttaaataatatcttccgactaATTTTTTTGGATAATCTCTTAGATTATAACAAATGGTCTCAGGGCTATTCTGATTTATGGCTTATATAGACTAAAAAATAACGCCATACAAATTTATGAAGGTTGATTTACGCCGATCGTAGTACTTACTGttagatttgaataaatttaaatttttaattaataaaaataaaatgtatatttaattttatattggtTATGAAACAGATAAATTTTAAGTATTCGCAGGTTTTAGACTACAAGGAACCTTGAATTGTAGGTGGTTCCATTTATTTGGGTGGATGAGAGAAGAAGGCATCAGTGTCGACAGGGGCAGAAAATCAAATCAGTGGTTGGACGGCATGAATGTGGGAATGTGGAGAAGGACAGGGAGAAGCACCAAACCGGAGGAGCTTTTTGGCTTTTCTTGCTGCAAAGGCAGTCACAAAGAGGTCAAATCATAGAGCTTCACATGCCACATGTCGCAAGCTGCAGGGGACTGATATCTACGTCACGAGGAACTGCTAATTGTTTCACTGCATCAGCTTGTTGGTTGCCAGATGGAAATCTCTTAAATTATTCTCCTGCTCACTTGCTTGGCACATGATACTTGCTTATTCTTTAAACCCTAATGGATGTGTGAGATCTCTGACTGTGGCTTAAAATATGTAATGTTTATGGCCCAGCTGTTATTGATTGCTTAATATTATGTCTGTGTGCTCTTGGAGTCAAATGAATTAAGTGTGCTTGGGCAGGAAGCTTCTGCAGGTAAATATATTGAGTTCTTTGGGAGCACATTCTCATGTGGGCCTGTTTCTGTTCCTATGAGAAGATGATACTCTTCTGAGAAGtattagaataattttaaaatataaatttttattgattatttatttttgttttataaaatagaTTGGACGTATGGCTTATAACGGTACTATGATTAAGTCCAATATAatgtgtgatcattttgttttgtAGGCTTTGGTGCATCTTGGATAtataggattgagtcctatttattgtgAAAATTTTAGTATGTAGTCTAGAAAATCTAATTAGAGTTTGGAGCCCTTATCGACATAAGATCAAAAGTCTCAGGCTCCATGTAACTCGTAAGATCAAATGAATTATGTGTGCTTGGTTACCTCAGCAGGAAGCTTCTGCAGTTAAATATATTGAGTACTTTGGGAGCACATTCTCATGTGGGCCTGTTTCTGTTCCTATTGAACAACACTCTTCGAAGAAGCCTAGCCATGTGTACAATATGATGAATTTCTAGAGGTTGAGATTGGAAACTgatgaaataaaaaaatgtgGTGGTCTTGgacttgttttgttttttttttatagaaaaaaaggTGGGGTGGGGTGCTATTTGGATCTCCAGTGACCCTATCCATGTGAGAAGCAGGGTGGTTGTGGTAGCCAGCCAAGAATACATGCTTTTGTTGGGCCGACAAGTTTTCCAATCAGTCTGGACATGCATGATCTGTCATGCAGACAAATTTTGCTTTGATGGACACTTTATTCTTGTTGACTACTCCTGCATCAGTCTATGCTATAAGGATGGAAGTTGTTGAGGAGAGGGTGAAAGattaaagaaagagagaagtgtAGAATTGCCATAAGATCATTTCAACATTAGCTTTGTTAGATAATGAACTTAATTTTAATAGGTGTTCTTTTGCACCATGAAACTCACAAAATTTGTTCTGAGAGAAGGAAGAATTTGCTCAACCCACTGAATTCtaatctctcaaaagaaatttagaaaaacaataaaaaagttAGAGAAAGTAGAGTTTAGGtcctctttctttcatttatgaTTCTCTAAAAACTGATGTCTATGgcctttatttataataatgagATTCACCATTGTATAATTCGGATCGGATTTTTCTTCTATTCCGAATAGGACCAGctttccaaaataaatataatttatagaaataaatatgaaaaactAGAATCATGTATGAGGTAGACCTCAACTCCTACATAAACTTTGCGTTCTATCACTCTGTCTAATTCTTCATAGATTAGAAAATACACtcggttaatttttttttttaaaaaaaaaaatcagtttggTTGGTTTGTTTGAAAGCCCAAATGATAGCATTTGAGCCTGATCGCTGGCTACGCGACCATTTGAAGGTGTGCTATTCATAGATCTTGAAAAgttatccaattttttttttcaaaaaaaaaaatctcaatcgGGTATTATATGATCAAGTCATTGTGTTTGAAAATTTGGCATGTAATTCAACTTCTGGTGTGACGGATCTCGGTCCAACTCTATCCATAGTAGTTAAAGTAGTCCACATCCAGTCTCGTGATTCTCCTGAATCATTCGCCACTGCTACCACCAAATTCATCTTCATGTTGTTGTGGGAGATATCACTAGGATAAGTAGGCTGCCATCGCTATATGCCCAAAATatatctttcattttttttttcattttaaagCTCGCAAGAAGAGAGTAGAATTGATTCTTTGAAAAACAATCATTCTAGTAAGAATGCTAATCGTTTGTAGATGAGAGCTAGATATATATTGATATTACAGGTTACCTGGTTGACAGAACATTCCTAATTGGTGCCTATAGCTTGTTTTGGGTGGTAAGAGTTAAATTTGTTGGGTATTAGCAATATTGTACAAGCATTTACAATTAGTTCAATGCAAGCATTTTGACAAAGTATTCTAATGAAACGAGTTACTTGAGTTGAGGTATTCAAATGCAAAATTCATCGACATAAAGCATCAAAAACAACGATAAAAAGAAATGCATATGCATGTGTATGCAAAAGCATGCTAGAAGAATGTTCGCCCAAAATTAGTGCGCTTATTCTATAAAAAGATATGTTGCAAGTTTAGTTTGTATTGTTTTGAACAAATTGATGAGATAAATCTAGCTTGAAAgagatattttcttttt harbors:
- the LOC120109154 gene encoding uncharacterized protein LOC120109154 isoform X2 translates to MGAEKGGSSAFFNLFDWNRKSKKKLFSNGSASSEGVIQGKKIDDNTSTSQLRLIDEDEMIGVSSARGSSDHSCTSSVTDEEGNATRAPGVVARLMGLDSMPISGASVPYSTPLHDSRSLQDNHSQRRGPEFYINDQFNHVIKRSEAYSRKPVGLRSQKMPSSPIERFQTEALPPRLAKSVPITCHKLLSPTKNPGFISAKDAARIMEAAAKILEPEVQTGTKCRFQSLVSLPNPIKARDSQEIMAASQRTTKLAESSRRSVESAVIRSLRGQPVSTSCIGSDETIVYRPSPSTAETNPAGAKSKGKSISLAVQAKVNVRRRDGLSMSNRSASVHMDDNKCKSNKLLKSQPSNPKNNLQKRAATNVSCVLRQNYQKQNCLASKNKLSSRPSVSDQQGRKVLSRDASSGKNKIVNKLSGNTRIGFKKEGLVTPDHTKKVLSSDSKNLPRKKRLIERGSSSEASDGVLVDRHVKHVQHTVVMDEQPRWSGDKRRNGTDVVSFTFTSPMIKPLPGSQFSTNVVEKEDKHNEHCFDTDCEKNVFDSDNRNLSSLRSDVIGGEFLGLLLEQKLRELTSGADSPYRRLVRGNITAAAPVSQDSVSAVDIQEIAPMERERDPFVSSCKDEPGEIIESSFSLPIDQMLNMSHHMLEAERMECSSSSEDRKVPEHQHQSPISIFEAPFSNESCSSSESWESSNEISRTAHTNACNQEQEYVREILSNTKSLFKNLDLCQMDHDSGILDPLLFDKLETGGSLTAQEGEERDFRMRRKMLFDCVNECLDLKCSRYFHAGYRMWAKGMAVVMKDLTEELYREISGWRSMGEWMVDELVERDMSNHLGRWVDFEIETFEAGVEMGMGILNSLVDEVVADFMIQVQL
- the LOC120109154 gene encoding uncharacterized protein LOC120109154 isoform X1, whose product is MGAEKGGSSAFFNLFDWNRKSKKKLFSNGSASSEGVIQGKKIDDNTSTSQLRLIDEDEMIGVSSARGSSDHSCTSSVTDEEGNATRAPGVVARLMGLDSMPISGASVPYSTPLHDSRSLQDNHSQRRGPEFYINDQFNHVIKRSEAYSRKPVGLRSQKMPSSPIERFQTEALPPRLAKSVPITCHKLLSPTKNPGFISAKDAARIMEAAAKILEPEVQTGTKCRFQSLVSLPNPIKARDSQEIMAASQRTTKLAESSRRSVESAVIRSLRGQPVSTSCIGSDETIVYRPSPSTAETNPAGAKSKGKSISLAVQAKVNVRRRDGLSMSNRSASVHMDDNKCKSNKLLKSQPSNPKNNLQKRAATNVSCVLRQNYQKQNCLASKNKLSSRPSVSDQQGRKVLSRDASSGKNKIVNKLSGNTRIGFKKEGLVTPDHTKKVLSSDSKNLPRKKRLIERGSSSEASDGVLVDRHVKHVQHTVVMDEQPRWSGDKRRNGTDVVSFTFTSPMIKPLPGSQFSTNVVEKEDKHNEHCFDTDCEKNVFDSDNRNLSSLRSDVIGGEFLGLLLEQKLRELTSGADSPYRRLVRGNITAAAPVSQDSVSAVDIQEIAPMERERDPFVSSCKDEPGEIIESSFSLPIDQMLNMSHHMLEAERMECSSSSEDRKVPEHQHQSPISIFEAPFSNESCSSSESWESSNGSKMHDSSIQAQHIVDLNCFNKTPSVEAEMELSDSISSSSTEISRTAHTNACNQEQEYVREILSNTKSLFKNLDLCQMDHDSGILDPLLFDKLETGGSLTAQEGEERDFRMRRKMLFDCVNECLDLKCSRYFHAGYRMWAKGMAVVMKDLTEELYREISGWRSMGEWMVDELVERDMSNHLGRWVDFEIETFEAGVEMGMGILNSLVDEVVADFMIQVQL